The Nicotiana tomentosiformis chromosome 9, ASM39032v3, whole genome shotgun sequence genome contains the following window.
GAAGGTGGATGAGCagttgtacctttacttggcggtatccgaggtggcggtaagtggagtcctaatcCGGGAAGAGGAATGTACgaaatttcctgtttactatgttagtagagctctaggcgaggccgaaacaaggtatcctcacttggaaaaattggcgctcgctttgctaagcgtctccagaaagttaaaatcatacttttcaatgccatcccatatgtgtcgtgacctctTACCCACTGAGGACCATCATGCAcaagcccgagctctcgggccggttAGCCAAATGGGCAGTCataattagcgggtacgatatcgagtatcggccccgaaccgccatcaaattacaaattttggcagacttcgtagcCGACTTTACGCCAGCCTTAATACCCAAAGTCGAAAGGGATTTATTGTTGTCCTCGGGGATTACCTCGGGagttggaccctctttacggacgatgTTTCGAACGCAAAGGAGTCCGGGCTCGTGCTGAAACCACCTGCGGTTAacatagttaggcaatctattagaactgtaaaattgactaacaacgaggccgagtatgaggccatgattccaggtctcgaattggctaaaagccttggggccgatgtgatcgaagctaagtgtgattccctccttgtggtaaatcaagtcaatgggacgttcgaagtaaaaTAGATGCGAAGGTACTTAGACAAGTTGCAGGTAACGCtacatcaattcaaggaatggaccctataACACGTGccccgagatcaaaatagtgaggttGATGCCCTggctaacttaggatcatcggtTGATGACGGCGAATTCAGTTCAGGAATAGTCGTACAGCTCAAGAAgtcggtggtggaagaaggccacgccgaagtaaactcgacaagtttaacttgggattggaggaacaaatacatagattatttgaagactgggaagttgtcctcggatcctaaagaatcgagagctcttcGCACGAAGGCAGCCAGGTTTAGCCTGTCCGAAGGGactctgttcagaagaacattcgacggcccgctcgccatatgcttggggccgGGAGATACCGAATATGTCTTAAGAGAAGTTTACGAAGGCACTTACGAAAATGATTCGgggggcagaatctttggttcggaaattaatcagagccggctattactggatcgacatggagaaagatgcaaaggactttTTACGAAGATGTGATGGCTGTCAAAGacacgcaccgatgatccatcaacccgaagAGCTACTCCATTAGGTCTTgtccccatggtcgttcatgaaatggggaatagacatcgtcggtcccctgccgTGGGCACCTGGTAAAGCTCAAATCATACTGTTTATGATCGGTTATTTTTCTAAATTGGTCTaagctcaagcgttcgagaaagtacgggaaaaagaagtcattgacttcatttgggaccacataatatatcGGTTCGGGATAtcggccgagatcgtgtgtgataatgagaagcaattcatcggcagcaaggtaaataAGTTTTTTAAAGACCACAAGATTAAAAAGATACTATCGACACCCTATCACCCtcgtgggaacggacaagcagaatccaCAAACAAGATCATACTCCAAtacctgaaaaagaggttgaccgatgtCAAAGGtaaatggaaggaaattctgcccgaagtcttgtgggcatacctTACAACTtcgaagtctagtaccggggcAACCCCGTTTTCATTGGTCTACGGTGCCAAATCATTAATACCGGTCGAAGAGGGAGAACAAAGCCTCAAGTTATGATATACGACCAATGAATCGaacggtgaggccatgagcacgagtctggaactattggatgaattGCGCGGGCCGCCCTAGTCCGGTTGGCTGCCCAAAAACAacggatagaaagatattacaatcgaagagccaacctccgacactttaagatcagggacttggtgttaagaaaattAACATTGCATACCCGAAACCCGAACGAGGGAAAGATGGGACCGAATTAGGAAGGACCACATCGAGTCGTCATAATTACTGGAAAAGgctcgtacaaactcgaagcatGAAACGTTGCACAGCTACCGAATAACTAGAACGTGAcgcacttaaagcggtactactgctaaggtacgatgtcatttacttttttataatattatgaatcgtactaacacttgcaggcaatagccaaaggagaatgtgactattaggtcgcaagcacgcgttgcactctttttcccttgaaccgattttgtcctaTATGGGTTTTTCGGCAACGTTTTAAACCAGGCAAcaataaatcgtgctaacttagattcgaagGCCGGTCTTAAATCGGAGTCAATGGGAGAATCAACAGTATCCTAGCCCTCTCAAGATTGACCTCGAATATTAGGGGCGATCACCCTCGAATTAAGgttcttagcaaggaaagaaggaaACTTTGTACTTGAATAGCTTAGGGtcggtggataggatttattttaagggccaaatggtcaagtAAACTGTGCCCACATAGGCCACCTTAGCCGTGATATAAGCTTTTACACGTtttcgatcatgtactttacacacagaaatgaaagaaagttcccACCTTGCTATTAAGTGTTTCTGCCTCTTAAAACATAGATCCTAACCCtattcggggactatcgagcccaagggctacccaaATACAGGgagtatcgagcccaagggcaaCCCCTATCCACGGACTATCAAGCCCGAAGGCTAaccctactcggggactatcgagcccgaaggctacccctactcggggactatcgagcccgaaggctacccctactcggggactatcgtgcCCGGGGGCTACCcttactcggggactgtcgtccgaaaAACATTCGTGCAACTCGGACTACCAAATCccggaggcacaaaacctattaggtagtgcctaaacataaaaggctacggccatccttAAAAAAATGGCTCGGAGATGTCTGAAGCTCGTAATTAGAACATAAGGCCTTCATTAAAATTTAAAAcctgctaaaaggttaccctcggcaaaatcatcgtctaaaatcacttaagcatcTTGGAAAAACTTTCAATCACACCGAGTTTTCAAAGCCTCGAGCAAATAAAGTTTCATCGAAGTCAGGCTCCGTTCGGTCTAAAAACGAACGACTTATTACTACATTTGATTTTACGCTAAGGCATTAGAGATATTTGCAAGAATAGAAATTATGAAAAGATGCTTAACAAGTAGACTCGAAATTGCCAGAAAGGATATATTACGGAATGTATTTACAAAGGCCCAACAaaaacggcctcaaaataaacaaaaaacatATACAAGACAAAAACTAAAAAAGTTCTAAGGCATTCACGCCTGATCTTCACCGGGACCCGACTCGTCGCCAGAACCGTCGGAGCCTTCAGATCCCTCAGAACCCTCGGAACCTTCGGCACCTTCAGGCTCGGAAAGTCTCTTCGTCTTGGCCTCAAGCTTTATTGCTTCCATGATCTCAGCCAACAGGTCGAAGCCTCAGGCAtgaatctcttcgagggtctcccttcgagacaTCCGCTTCATATATTCGGCATTGGTCTTCAGGAGGGCCTTGGCTGCTTCGACATggccttgtattgggccaccatctcctcGGCATCGGCATCGGCATCGGCAGAGGTTGTCTCCAACTTGGACTTCATTACCTCGTACTCTCTACCGAGGGCGTCGCGCTCTGTAACAGTAGATCTCAGTTGTGCTCGGAGATCATCATTCAGCTGGGACCACCTGTCAGCTTTCTCCTTCGCCACCCGAAGTTGAGCCTCTACTGATGCCAGCTTTGCCTGGGCAGTTTCCTTCTCCGAAGCCAGCAGGTCCATTTTGCTCTTCCACCCATCGTCCATGGCTTGGATCTCGTTCATCTCGATTCAGAGTTGGTCAATCTGgtcgatcttctgttggacctgcgaggttttgtCGTTAGCCACTACGACTAGTTCCTTATTTCtaacttcaaagacctttaccttcTCGACCAGGTCGGCATGTTCCCACCTCAGGGTCGAAGCCTCTTTATGAGCTCTATCTAGCTCGGCCAGAAGGTCCTTAACGGCCCTGTCTTGTTGCTCGCTGTGGAGCTTGTACATACCCTTCTTTCGAATCTACTCCTTGAGCTCGAGCTCCAGCTGATTGACGTCAACACGGTACTAGAGGAAGCTCACATGGTGAATTACCAAGGCCTGCAAAAAATGAAAGTCGTGAGAGATATCAAAACATAAGTGAAATTCAAAGAAGACGTAATGAAGCCTTACCCGATTCAGTGCATGTTGCGCCTCATTGAAAAGACACGGCACgtccacctcgttcattttttcctggtcctcctcGATCACTAGTAATTGGAGGTAACTGGCTACACCCACGGGAGCAGATAGAACCCGGACATTCTCCAGGACAGTAAGGATAACCGCTCTCTTGCGACCAGGGTCTACACTCGGAACAGGAAACTAATTAATCAATTTTGGGCTCAAACTCGGCCCACCGGCTTCAAAAGATATGTCCTTCTTCAGGACTTCCAGGTCGCCCAGTCCGAAAAAATCTTCCAAAGTGGACGAGTCCACACCATCGAAGAAAGAATGAAGGGGGTCGTTCGCACCATGAACCCCTTCACTGGACTTCTCTTTTCTTGCTTAGGCCTCCTCGGGCATGGACTCGGTGTAGGAGGGTGTATCCATAATGTCTATTATACCGGGCGCTTCCTTCGGAGCGGAATTGACTTCTCGGGGGTCCCACCTCCCGTCTCTATATCGTCCTCTCGAGCCTGAGGGAGGTCGGCCTCACAAATCTCCCTCTCGGCTGCCGCCTGCTCCCCGAGAGGGGTCGATCTATGGGCAACAAAATGTCGCCTTCTTTCGACTCATCCCTGAGCCGAAGAAGCGAGCTGGAATCTGGCACCCTGGAGCTGGTACTCTTCTTGGGCTTACGAGCCACCCTCTTCTTAGGCTTCACCTCGGGACCCGGGGAGCCCGAAGattttcttttcctcttattcttttcccccaCAGCAACCCCGGGTTGTCCTGTAACGGAGGGATCAACGGACAAGGACACATTCTCATCCCCTTCCAAaggcctaagttcggtggtcttaggcaaacctataaaagaaagaagaaagaccAGTATTATGTGAGTTAAGAACACGATAATGGCTATTCGAAGGAgaaccttaccatgagaacgggcctcccatcgacccttcgaaAGCTTGCACCATGAGCGCTCGAAGTATGACATTTGTTTGCAGATGCCtttgatccactccttgagccaaGGGACCCCATTTGGAACCCGGGCAACAGCTGCACAACTACAAATACGAATGATGAGAAgggaaatgaagaaaaattgacacttaaggaaaggctgcacttacgagatgcatttcacttctcggggaatggcatgaACTCGGGAGGAATCAAATCTTCATTCTTCACCCGAACAAAGCGCCCCTACCAGCCTCGATCTCGGTCTTCGTCAATACTCGAAAAGGGGGCCTTCTTGGCCTGGCGAGTGAGCTTTATTAATTCCCCTAGAAACATTCAGGGACTGTATAGACGGAGTAGGTGGTCGATGGTGAACCGACGAGACTCGGTGTTATTCATAAAATaacggaggaggatcacgatcctccacagaGACGGGTGGATTTGCCTAAGGCACACTTTGTACCTCTTACAAAAATCCCAAACAATTGGGTCTACCGGGTCtagtgtgaaggggtaagtgtaaatacttaaatacccctccacatgggtagtaatatCATCCTCGGGCCCGGGGACTACTACATCCTTGCCTTCCTATTTACAGTCCTCTCGGATCATGGGAAGGACATCTTCGGTAacggagcatatatacctcgatgcCCCTTTACCCCGGTCCTGCTTGGATTGGGGTTTCTCGACTTTGAAGTCGTCCGCAATTGAGCAACCCCCGGGTATAAAGATTTTTATGGGAGGCTCGAGGGGAGGCTCGGGGGCAGATGCCCCGGAGGCAGCCACCTCGGGAGCGGCCACCTCGGGAATAGATGCCTCGGAAGCAGCTACCTCGGAAGATGTAGAGGTAGCCTGTTAGGGAACTGatttggaagttttagccattgCTATCTGgttaaatttgaaaatttgaagaaaaagtaTGATGGTCTTAAAGAACAAGTTTGAAGGTTGAAACAACagtgtatgaagatttgaagaaaatatggGTAAAAACCTAAGAACAATTATTAAGATTTGAAGAtcaaagatgaagatatgaaggtttgaaagcAGTTGATGATAGCTAGAAAATTCGAAGGTGGAAGCTTTATCGgaaagtagaaaaagaacaaaggGTGGAAGCTTTTATAGGGGAGGTACGCGACGCTTCGCATTCGGAGGCAACCAGTGGATGGTTGACacatgtccgaagtcagaacgataCAACTGATGGGACATTTTAACTTCTTCGTCGTTTTGGTtgtaacgtacgaaggaaggaaccggagAACATCTGTCGTTTCTCATCGTTTTAGCAAACTTACTCTCTAAGAAAcaagaggactatctgtatacgggtaaaatcgaggcTAGTGAGCACCTCGATTTTCTGGTAAGGGCAAACGAATCAAGGACATAGCTACATGAAAACGGGATCGAGGCTAAGAACCTCTCATACTAAGGCCCGAACGAAGCGAGGCCATCTAGACAACGCCCCCCGAATCCGGTTCGGGCTCCAAGACCTCATAAGGCATAACCAAACGGTTGTACACGACTAACGAAGGGCCGTGATAACCgcgcccaaccggatatcacggcatgaatctcggcccgtatcgacAGCGGATCAGTGATTaatgaaaaaaaaagatttttacctttcttagaattatacttagggtaaaactcccctactatataaagaggaagtTTATTGTTCAATGGACAtactgtaacacgcatatcaaggcaatatacacTTATTTTCTCTACTTCtaaagttattcaaagttcttattttggTTCATAGTTCTTCATAAGTAATTGGCTTCGAATCGAGGGCAGAACAATACCTAAGCTCAGATCCGAGCTCGGACCTAATATCACAACTGGTTTGGTTCTTTATTCTATCTTTAATTCACTTATTTAACGTTAttgatcacttgtattgaattagtccacatattcttaaaatcgcgtataaattcaattgttatccattttttaggatAAATAATTTTATGGATATCCCCTTtttgaataaataaaataatatacacAAGAACTTATACATCGATAGTATAGTTTGGGACGTTTAAGGAGTTGTATACATTTTTAGCATAATTTTACTAATGGTGCTGGATTATTATCCTCCCTTCCCATGCAGCATTTTATATCCTTGGAAGAGAATTACTCCCCCGTCTATAAATATTTGCTAAAACAAAACTTGGGAGGGTATTTTAAGGCCTCAAAGTAGTAAATCTTACGGATAAATTAACCTATCAACTTTTGCAAGTGCTAGTTTCATTAATTAGTGCTGAGGGAGGTCAATTATTCCTCGAAGCTTTGTGATACTAGGGAAAAAGAAATAAATAACATGTATCTGAAGGAAAATTGACATCTTAATCTAATACACAAGTAACATCGATCATTCTACAGCCACCTAGAATTCTCTGTCTTGATTTTTACTTTTTTCTGCTGAAGGAAAACAATGTGATCAGACCCACAATTTATGAAAATGCAACCTAATGCAACAGCAGTAAGCACTACCCAGTTTAATGAAGAATAAGCGGCATAGTCAATAACGAAAAGGTTCAGCTACCACATATTAGCTAGCACGCAAATTTCATTTAAAACATTGCAGAAGAGAGTGTAAAGCATCCTTAATTAGCTGAATCTCAAAAACATTAGCTCCTCTCCACAGGTTCAGATTCTTGAACCTGTATCAAATATTTTCCATCTTTCATGTTGCTTGTAAAGATTTCTGGCCTAGTATTCAGCAGCATTCAGAGAGATCAACCCCATGCATAACCTACGCGAAGGCCCAgataaaataaaacataataCTCTCTTGAGTGGTGACGCCACCTTATAAAAGTTATAAGACATAAGCATACAAATAGCATATCAATGCTTTACAATGAAGCCAGATTGAAGAGTTCCAAAATGTTTATTTACTGCAGCAGCAACTCATGGTGATATAGGAATTAGAGAGGTTCAACATGAGGGTACATAATACACATATAGCATGGACATGTTCAAAGTACACATTAATATAGAAGCTTGATCCAACATCAAGCTTAGAAAACAAACAAGATTATTTTAACATAAGCTTAGAAAACAAACAAGATTATTTTAACATAAGCTTAGATTTCAATGACAAAATAAACCCGCATTGCATATTGCAAAACTATTCATCTGCATGCTTCACAACAGTAACAGGACATGTAGCATTATTCACAACATAGTTGCTAACGCTGCCCATGATGGCCCTGTAATAAAAAGGAGGAAAAACTAAACGTTAGAATATTCCCATTATTTCAAACAGTGTGTTGTAATGCCAATTGCTAAATGATCATGAGATTTTTGCTGAAATCCCAATGGATAGACAGTTTCCAAGTTTACTCAATCTATGCAAATACATTTGGAAGTTGGTAGCATGAGAAAAGTGGTATCTTTCTCAACCAAAGCTACACGGTTGTGGCAAAAGAAAAGGCAACGAAGTGACTAATTTCCATTTTGACATAATACACAACATGTCATTCAGTCACAAAAGGAATTATAGAAAGGATTAGACCTCTTGAGCTTTCCAAGCCCTCTGTTTCCAATGACCAGACAGCTCAAGGGAGTTTTGTCAATTGCTTCACATAACTTCTCTCGAGCATCTCCCCAGTAAATTTTCAGGACTACCATTATctgctaacaaaagaaaaaattgtAAGAATACTTAATCTATGTATGCTTACTGAGAAACACTGGATCtcgaaaaagaagagaaaatatcACCTCCTTCTGTCTAGCAGCAAGGGTTACCATATCCAATGTTTCTGGGTCAGGGTTAACCCCATACTTCTTCATTGTGTGGGCATCGCATAACTCGGATAAAGGGATTAAAGCTGCAAA
Protein-coding sequences here:
- the LOC104120190 gene encoding universal stress protein PHOS32, with the translated sequence MEGGRFVGVAVDFSACSKKALKWAIDNILRKGDHLILVTVRPEGHYEEGETQLWEATGSPLIPLSELCDAHTMKKYGVNPDPETLDMVTLAARQKEIMVVLKIYWGDAREKLCEAIDKTPLSCLVIGNRGLGKLKRAIMGSVSNYVVNNATCPVTVVKHADE